In the genome of Melospiza melodia melodia isolate bMelMel2 chromosome 11, bMelMel2.pri, whole genome shotgun sequence, the window tgggaaaataaaaatcaatgcCTTTGTAGTTTGCAGGAGAATAATTCAGATGTCCAAAcctaccagcacagaaaacaggatCGCACTAGTGCATGGATTGCTCTCAATGCCTATAGTTAAGCAGCTGTATCACTGCCTAGGTGCCATGCTGAATCTTACTAATCTTTTGTGATCATGTTTCAACAGTTGTACAAATAAACTTCCTGTTAGTATATGTACTGCTGATAAAGGACCTGTAGGTCTTCAGATCAAGTTATGTCTCGTAATAATGTTGATAGAATGTCATGTTCTGAGCACCTATAAAATCAAGATATTTGGTGTCTGGATCTTGCTCTTATGTTGACCCTACTGTTCTCCTCTGCTAGTCTAAAAAAATTGATTTTGTTCTTTTAGCTTTCCCCAGTGATCCTATCATTGACATCAGCCCATCCTTAGTTGCTGGAGAACCAGCCCCTGTCATCTGTAAAATTCCGGATGTATATCCTTCTCATCACCTGGAAGTTCTCCTAAAGAAAGATGGACAGGTTCTTCATGAGGAATATTTTTTGTACGATGACAGCACAAATACAGAGACCAAAACTGTGACATATACATTTCATCCCATGGCTGAAGATGCTGGGAAAGAGATTACCTGTGTGGCCAGGTTACCAATTGCTGATATGGATTTTGAACCCAAAGAAAGAACATCTTCTCAGAAACTTAATGTAAATTGTAAGTATTTTTGTACAAGGGCTTTGGCTAGTTCAGCTTTCAAAGCTGCAAGTAAAACATCTTACTAATTCTGGAAAAATGATCCCACTGTGCTACtgggatacttttttttttttcttggtattcTGTGACATGTACCTCTAGAAAAGCTAGTGTTAGAGATGTGCATATCATTCTTCATTTACCACTGATCTTGTCTTCCTTTTGCTTTATTACAGTTGGTCCACAAAATACTGTCATTACTGCATCTCCAAGCAACTCACCAATGGAAGGAGACTCTCTGAACCTCACTTGTGTGACTCAGAGTAACCCACCAGCACAAATAGTTTGGAGTAAATATTTGGCTGAAGAAAACATTCAGCATCTGATAAAAAACAATGTTCTTTTTATTCCCCGTGTCCGTTTCAATGATTCAGGACGGTACATCTGTGAAGTAATTAATCTGGTAACTAATAAAACAGAGGAAGCAACTGTGAACCTTGTTATACAAGGTACAAGTCTGTTTGAGTTTCACTTGTATTATCCAGTACCTAACTGGGTGATCTCTGTTAGCTTGCAGGATGCTGAAACACTGAAAATTAGGGAAATACGGGGCTTTCCTTTTTACATATTCAGGACTCAGCTTCAATTTAAGGCTGGTTCTCATGTGCTGTAGTTTTTCTTTCTATATTTAATTTTCAGCTAATTCTCTCAGTACTGCTGTTGTGCATGCACAGTTCAGTACATTTCCCACAATGCAACACTATAAGTCACAAAAGAGTCTGAGAAAgtgatggggacacacacactTATTTCTGTGAAATTTAATGTGCATACCAGTTTCACAGGGACATCACAGTCTCCTTCTTTGAACTAGTAGTTTTAGTCATTAGCATTAAATTTAATAGGCATGTAATGGTAAAACTGTTTTGGACTTAATAATATTGTTGTGATATtttgtgattgattgattgattgattgattgactgCTACTGTTTTGACAGAGCTAAAAGTCTTAGATTGAGTCTGGggtcaaaaccaaaataaacataTTCTTGAGCAAGCAATTAATGCTTTCTTAAAATCTTCTCCATCTTTAGAACATTTGCATTACTCTAACAGCTTTTTCTTTTGTCATGCAGGTGCTCCAGTCATCACAGAACTCTCCATTGAACCTTCTACAACAGTTCAGGAAGGACAAAATGTCTCCATACAATGTTCTGCTGAAAGCAACCCTCCTCCCAAGATAATTCTAAGGAGAAAATCTGACAATGCAGACATAGGGACTTCTAGTGCCAGAAGTATTTTTCTTCCATCTGTGATGTTCCAAAATGGAGGAGACTATGAATGTGTAGCAGAAAATAAGTATGGGAACAGTAAAAGTGAAATCACACTTAATGTGAAATGTAAGTATGTGTAAAGTTTTCCCAGTCATTTAAAAATAGTTAGTTCTTCAGTGATAAATATAGTCATCAAATTAAATGAAGAGAGAGCAAAGAATCATCACATTCCTCTGCTTTTCCCTGAGAAAGGAGCAGTGCTGATGAACAAAACAAAGTCATGAAATCATTAATGTGATGACAGTGTTTAGTAGAGATCTGAATGAGTGAGAAACTGATCTACATGGTTAGAGGTATTTGGTTAGAATGTCTGGGCTATGGAGGGTTTGTACAGAAACTCTGATACCATGTCCTTTTGTTTTGGGAATGAAAAAGAAATTAGCTTTGGGAGGGTGACAGTCTAGTGTCCAATAGGACATGTTGGATCCATCTCTAAATAATCCAGTGATGATTAACTGTAGGCCTCTTCCTTTCAGATGGACCAAAGAATACAATGATCACTGTTTTCCCTGCTGCTCTTAAAGAAGGGGAAACTGTGACAATGAAATGTACTAGTTCTGGTAATCCAGCTCCTGTGATCTCCTGGAAGAAAAAGAAGGCCACCGGGGAGTCTGAGGAAATTTCTAAAAATGCAACTATAACTATACACAACTTGAAAAGTCAAGATCTGGGGCTTTATGAATGTGAAGCTTATAATCAATTTGGCAAGGAAGAAAAAGCTGTGGAATTATATGTTCAAGGTTTGTAGAACAAGATGGAAAACAAGTTTTTTTGGTTTATGTATTTTAGGTTCAGATCTTCTTGAAGAATGAAGTAATTGTGTCTTTGATGTCAGTGGAGTTAAAAGATGGTCCTAATATCACTAAGTGATTTAGGAAGCTTTAAACAATGAAGTGTGAAGTCTGCCTTAATAGAGATAGATTATGAAAAGTTCTTAAGTCAGTGGGGCATCCATCAGTCCTCCCAACTGCCAAGTGTAAGCATGAAGTAAAGAGGATATGCAGTGCCTGCAAGGAAATATCCTTCCAAGCAGGCCTATCAGTGGATTTTTGCATAACAAAGACTCAAGGAGACTACATGCTGAAGCTGCTCTATGGAAGCACTGTATTCCAGCTCTTTGCTTCTTCCCTAAGCTGCATTTAAGCTACAAGAAATGCTGATTCCTCAACTTAGTTGGAATGATAGCGAAGTTTCATTTTCAATAATAATCAGACTTCTCTGCTTTAGCTCTGCTGCTTCTGCCTATTGCATAGCAACAGTGTCTTGCTTAGGGATCACTTCTGCCACCAATTCAGCTCTCTTCCCTGTTCTTTACTATTTTTATAGCTGCACAAAAAAATACACTTTTGATTTCTCCTTCAAGCAAAGCGAAACAAGGACAAAGTGTTACTATTCCTTGCACATCTGCAGATGCTACATCTCTTAGGACTAGTCTGTAAAAGAAAGTTGGTGATGGGTTCACAACCCTTGAAACAGTAGATAGCAAATATACCACAGACAAGGCTCAGCTAAGGGATGCAGGAAAATACACATGCATACAGTTAATGAACTGGGGGAGCAGTCTCAGCACATAGTACTTGTGTCAAAGGTTAGTTAATATAACTGCTGTGCAGAGTTCATACTAGGATTTGTTTTACACAGAGTGACATCTTCAGTTTCATTAAGAATGAATTGTCTTTAAAAAATCTGACATGAGTTGCACAGGTTCTTGTCATAAGTGATGGGGTCTTAATGCTAATGAAAACTTCTGCCAAAATAGCAGATGCATAAAATAATTGCGGCTTcaaatttttctgtatttccacTTCATCTTTTGAAAACAGGATATAAAATTGCAGagccttgtgaaaaaaaaaaaaatacaaatacagtTCTAGGACTCCTTCCTTTGCCTTTTCTATTTCTCTTCTGTTGAAAGAGGGCATTAGCCTCTGGGTTTGTTGGTCTGTGCCCTTTCATGAACTCAAACAAATAAACATTGAATTTGAAATAAGAGAACAAGAGGCTCCATATAATGTAAAAGTTATGCAACATACTCTGTCTGTTGATATAATGTTCTTTTTGCCAGCTGCTGTTGGCTTCAGTGGGGAAGGATAGCTGGTGTCAGAGCAGTGTCTAAAGCTATGGACTCAACTACTACAGTGGCTCCATTAACTGGATTCGTATTTTGCATGTAAAAGTTGCTGATGCCTCATCAGTTCTGCTTCTGTTTGTTGCTAAATCCTACCTTGAATTTCTTTTCAGTTCCTCTCCAAAATATTAATGTGTTAGTATATCCAtcagaaaatgttaaaaaagTAGAAAATATCACTGTTACATGTAGCACATATAGCCTCAGAGACAGTCCTGAAAAAAAGCCCATCAGGAGAAATTATTCTGCCATCAGTGAGTGGAAACTTTATACTCTGCAGTGTCATCAAAAATTATACAAGCATATACTCCTCCATATTTTCAGTAAGGTTGGAACAACATTACAGAAATTGAGATAGCTGTTGTAGGTAGCTGGGTCTATTGCCTTCAACCTATATTTTTGTATGTTTTGGTGAAATTTGTATCAAGGTGGGCACAACTAGTTCATAGCTGATCCTTGCATGGCAGTTCTGTGGTTAacctgaaaaaaaaccctcacccAAAATCACACCAAACAGCCTAGTCAGAACAAGCTGTATTTTAACCTCCTTTCAGTGTGGCTGTCATTGTCTTGCTTAGTTGAGTGGGTGTGGTAGCTTTAAGGATAGGGCCACAAAAAGGTGATTCCTGTCTGCATTTCTGTCCACATGCTTGGACAATGAGACTAATCCAGAGAAGACTGTGTTTCACAGAAAATCTAAATATTGAGCTTTTAAAACATGGTCTTCCCCTTAAAGAATGAATTTCAGGAGGTTGAAATGTACCCAAATGTTTCCTGGGTAAAATATGTGGTATTCCTCTTGTGTTCTTTGTGAATTTCATGGTATTCTTCATTATAGATGATATCAGAGATAGGTTTGAACTTGCATAGCAAATTCAAGACCAAGATAGTGGCTAGGAATTAAAGTATGTaatatgaagaaagaaaaaaataattaaggaAAACTCAAAAAGTATGCTTTGTGCatgaaaacagaaatatgttCCAAATGAAAGTAATTAATAAGACTGCTTTTACAGTGATACACATGCATCTGTTTCAAACAATATTtacacttttttttctccttttgtctCCATTTTCAGCAAGATTGGAAGAACCAGATCAGATGATCCCATTCATTATTGCATTCTCATCTGTAGCAGCAGTAGCAGTTCCTGCAGCTGCCATTTTGATCTACGTGTCAAGACAAGCAAAGATCAATGGATCCTACAGTCTTGTAAAAGCACTCAGGTTGAAAGTTTGATCATGTGAATATAAGTGTTTAGTTGATAATAAGCACTTTTATTTATTGCTGTGACTGGTTCTACCCTTCAGTAACAAACGAGTGACTTGAGAACAGCGCCATGTGATAGCAAATGGGCTTATTTTCATGTTCTCATAAGTGTTTTGGTATTTAAATTAAAGGAAGAGCTAGAATCCTGACCTAGAAATTGGTAAATCATTTCTGTGTTGAAGCATTCTGAACAAAGAGTTCTGTGAAGAACTAGGTTTGTACATAGTGTATAATTTGTGTTATAAATATGTTCAACTAAATATCAGTTTGTAAAACTTTTCTTATTGCAACTGTACAGAGAAATTTTGTTAATTCAAAGACATAAATCAATATTGCTTGAGCTGATCAGgtgatttttattttgtattactcTGCAGCATGAatgttttttaatataatttgtcTGGTTGTGGTAATGTTTGGAAAATATTCTCTTTTCACTGATATTGCCATAAACTATACCTTCAATGACATTACACAATCGCTGGGCTATGCATTTCTAACAAATTTAAACTAATTTTAGCCTTTGAGGGTCATTtgcaaaacattttattttaaatattattcaaAATCTGGGGTTATAATCCTGTAAGTTCTAGCAATGCTAAGGTATTCTTGCTGGCTTCAATCATTCTCAGATCAATGTCAGAATTCCGTTATTTTGTGATGAGCCATATCAGACCTTTCTTGTAAAATATAAGGGCACTGTAAATATGCTTTACAGATTTCCACTGCAAAATAAAACTACCAGCAGATTTCTTTGTCTAAATCCCCCTAGTGATGCTTGTTTAAGATTATGCCAGAACACACATTACTGTGGAAGGAAattgtccctggcagcagcagttgTGGATGTCATGGGAAAGACACAAACAAGGCCGGAAGCCTCGAGGCATAGGCAGGGGCACAGGCAAAATCTGTGCACCTCAGCAATGGTGGGTGAGTTGTTGCCTGAAGAAATGCCTTTCCCAAGCTCCTCACTGTGAAAATCTAAACCACATGCTTGACAATTTCCCTTTTAACAGAGAACTGTCTGCATGCTTCCCTCGGGTTGGCGCCTCTTTCACCACACACTTTCCAGAGCAGGCAAAATGGCTGTGAAAATGGTGAACTTCCAGTGCAGAGGCAAAGATGGAGGGAAGGAGAGGTGGAATTTGATAGcattcctcctttcctcccttctcCTGACTAGCAGTGGTGCTTTGACTGATCTGGGTGCTGATGTTCAGCACCAAAGGCAAAGCtgtgggaggtgcaggtgctgtggctgAGAGGTTGAAATGCATCCTGATGCACTGTGGCCTGATCCACTGTGCTAGGCAGGGAAGGTTTGGGGGCCTGGCACCTCCAAACTTGCACACAAGAAGCTCAAGCAGAGATATGTGAAAAGAATATGTCTACATTATACACATGGTGACAACTGCTGCCAACAGCAATGCAAATGTGGGTGCTGGGTCTGGCATGTGGCAGTGGTGCACATCTCCCATGTTTTTTCATAGTGTGTTCAGCAGTGTTTTGTGCACAGAAAATCAGTTCATGCAGGATGTCTATCTACATTGGAAAGGGAGGCTTGGAAAGTGGGGGTGTACCAGAAAAATGGGAGAGCAGTGTGGACTTGGCTTGGAGGAATGTGAGCATGCAGTAGGAGGGTGAAGAAAAGATTgaagacagaggaggaggagagctttGACAGGCCCATGACATAAATTTCTTGGAGGTGGTGCCAGGCATATTTATTCAGAATAATGTCAGGCCTGTCTCAGTGCTGTCTTGTGAATAAACCAGAAAGCATGATTTTTTGCTCTGTGCAAAACTTTGGTGCACACACATTTGCCTAATCAGTGAGGTTCTGGTGTCTGTATTGCAGGAAGGATAGCTAGGAAAGAGACAGAGAAGGAGGACTGGAAAACAGGGCAAATAAAAATGCCTGGGACTTTCCAGTCTGGAGAGAGAATGCTGAAGGAGGAGGCGTTCTGATTGATGTTTTCCAAATTGTGAAAGCAGTTGATAGCAAACAACAGATGCAAAACTATTTGCTAAATCATGCAATTCTGGAACTACAGGATATGCACACTGAGGAAGTGTTTTAACAAAAATAATAGAACATTATTTTTTCCCAGGGTGAATGTCAATCTActggaagctgctgcagaagggtCAGGGGGATAACAGTATCAATTGGTTCAAAAGCAGAATGGAAAAAATAATGGGCTAAAAGtccataaaaaacccaaaagggaGTAGACAGAAATGTACTGTACAACGTCCCTTATTCAGTGGCCATTGATGCTGAGCAATCCTCAGGATACATACCAGAGAAAGGGGCCAGTGTATGACATCCTGAAATAGTGTCTTTCACTGCTGTAGAGATCCTGGGGTTCGGGGGTTACTGGTGAGACTCACCAAGGTATGCCTTGCCTTCTTACTCCTCCTCTGAGCAGCCTTGGGCCAGACCTTGCAGAAGGGGCATAAAAGTTCCTGTGCTGTTTTTCCCCCTCCTGTGGACTGAAAAGATGAAAGATGGGTGGGAGAGAAATAGGAGCCATCTTACAACAGTGCTTTAGTGCTTGAGTAGTCTTTACTGGAAATTCCTCCACTAGTTTCCAGAATTCTTTCAGCTGTTGGTTTTGTCAGTATTTCTGATACAGATACGTCCTCGTGGCTTGTCTGCCCTCTCAGGACCTCAATTGAGGTACTAAGTGACTTAAGTCAATAGAAGTTGCCCCTGGACTTCAACAGGGCCAGCTTTCCTCCCAGAAACGTTAAGTGAATAGAAAGAATTTCTAGTGTCCATTTTAGGAGAGGTTGCTCTTGTGTTGGCAGTGAGTTCCTAGCAGTGAAATCACAAAGAAGGGTCTTGCCAGGGGATTTCCTGTCCTGCTGTCTcggtgttttccagggaacttaATGCTATCAGTACAAGCTTGTCTTATGAAGGTTTAAAGTTCACAGTCAAATAACTTCTCTTTTTATTTAAAACTACAGAAGGAATATTGCTTCT includes:
- the VCAM1 gene encoding vascular cell adhesion protein 1, whose protein sequence is MFKEMGRASQAVLLILCVLRTVKAFEMEIIPAERIVAQIGGTLILTCNTTGCASPSFSWRTLMDSPLGGKVRNHRTYSTLTMNPVGVVNSHSYLCTVICGERGKKEKSVKVELYSFPSDPIIDISPSLVAGEPAPVICKIPDVYPSHHLEVLLKKDGQVLHEEYFLYDDSTNTETKTVTYTFHPMAEDAGKEITCVARLPIADMDFEPKERTSSQKLNVNFGPQNTVITASPSNSPMEGDSLNLTCVTQSNPPAQIVWSKYLAEENIQHLIKNNVLFIPRVRFNDSGRYICEVINLVTNKTEEATVNLVIQGAPVITELSIEPSTTVQEGQNVSIQCSAESNPPPKIILRRKSDNADIGTSSARSIFLPSVMFQNGGDYECVAENKYGNSKSEITLNVKYGPKNTMITVFPAALKEGETVTMKCTSSGNPAPVISWKKKKATGESEEISKNATITIHNLKSQDLGLYECEAYNQFGKEEKAVELYVQARLEEPDQMIPFIIAFSSVAAVAVPAAAILIYVSRQAKINGSYSLVKALRLKV